In a single window of the Nicotiana tomentosiformis chromosome 10, ASM39032v3, whole genome shotgun sequence genome:
- the LOC138900207 gene encoding uncharacterized protein codes for MMQSTGLPNGSIRTWDEMTRKFLDKYFSSSKTDKFRREIHNFCQNETETTPEKIVTILDELSEDANQWPSEVAERRRMTGVHQVDSNTSVQRPQFQPQQPIHSGLEDLMKSFIVKTDERLDAHGAAIKELGTGLRSLERQVGHIATTLSERIPGTLPVETEKNPKKTVNVVTLRSRQVLKYPTPIHKETAPEKESGKELKIEDDDKKTEKKKGYAKFLKEILIKKSKIEETLLVKLTEHCSAILQNKLPQKCGDPGSFTIPCSLGTLNIDKSLYDSGASINLMPFSIYMKLKKEIGEIRSVPISLQLADQMTITPEGIVEDVLVRVDKFVFPVDFIVVNMEENREVPLILRRLFLATGRAILDIHDRKLMLRVGEETVTFEMNVATGVKKKSQVQVLSGS; via the exons atgatgcaaagcactggcttgcctaatggatcgattagaacatgggatgagatgaccagaaagtttcttgacaaatatttctcatcatcTAAGACGGACAAGTTTAGAAGGGAAATCCACAACTTCTGTCAGAATGAGACTGAAAcg ACTCCAGAGAAGATAGTTACTATTCTAGATGAGTTGTCTgaggatgcaaatcagtggccctctgaagttgctgaaagaagaagaatgactggtgttcaccaagttgactctaacacatctgtgcag AGGCcgcagtttcagcctcaacagccaaTTCATTCTGGGTTAGAAGATCTGATGAAGTCATTCattgtcaagacagatgagagattagatgctcatggtgcagCTATTAAAGAACTTGGGACAGGTTTGCGAAgtttggagagacaagtgggacataTTGCAACAACATTATCCgagagaatcccaggtactctgCCAGTAGAAACTGAAAAGAATCCCAAAAAAACGgtaaatgttgtgaccttgagaagcagACAAGTGTTGAAATATCCCACTCCAATTCACAAAGAAACTGcgcctgaaaaagaaagtgggaaggagctgaaaattgaagatgatgataaaaagactgagaagaagaaag gttatgcaaagttcttgaaggagatccttataAAGAAGAGTAAGATAGAAGAGACCTTACTGGTCAAActtacagagcattgcagtgcaatattgcaaaacaaactcccacaaaagtgtggagatccagggagttttacgaTACCTTGTTCTTTAGGTACTCTTAACATTGATAAATCTTTATATGactctggtgcctcaattaatctaatgccaTTTTCTATTTACATGAAACTGAAGAAGGAGATcggagagataaggtcggtgccaatatctttgcagctagcAGACCAAATGACTATAACACCCGAGGGGATAGTAGAAGATGTTTTGGTacgggtggataagttcgtatttcctgtagatttcatagtggtgaatatggaggagaacaggGAGGTCCCCCTTATCCTAAGAAGACTAtttttagcaacgggtagagctatactggatatacatgatagaaaactcatgcttagagtgggtgaggaaacggtgacttttgagatgaatgtagcaacTGGAGTGAAAAAGAAAAGCCAggtgcaagtgttgagtggaagctGA